One Halalkalicoccus sp. NIPERK01 DNA window includes the following coding sequences:
- a CDS encoding DUF6149 family protein produces the protein MKIRQNPRHWAAKKALSTPGVSTVANYGLVKMHTRIFLGKADEDRREERRAHLDAFFDATMDTYLRALEEEFDEASAREITHIQANFDFYNHGWTEMMEIPVDELEKHYERYANFFERYDVTIDDPLGAFRPAEGIPEAPATLEKLDDPEHPHAEGGFADDLYVEDEHGEVGVGGGEEPEDVDVGSAPGVRDEGDA, from the coding sequence ATGAAGATCCGACAGAACCCGCGTCACTGGGCCGCGAAGAAGGCGCTGTCGACCCCCGGCGTCAGCACCGTCGCCAACTACGGGCTGGTCAAGATGCACACGCGGATCTTCCTCGGGAAGGCCGACGAGGACCGGCGCGAGGAGCGCCGGGCGCACCTCGACGCCTTCTTCGACGCGACGATGGACACCTATCTGCGCGCGCTCGAGGAGGAGTTCGACGAGGCGAGCGCCCGCGAGATCACCCACATCCAGGCCAACTTCGACTTCTACAACCACGGTTGGACCGAGATGATGGAGATCCCGGTCGACGAACTCGAGAAGCACTACGAGCGTTACGCCAACTTCTTCGAGCGCTACGACGTCACCATCGACGACCCGCTCGGGGCCTTCCGACCCGCCGAGGGCATCCCCGAGGCACCCGCGACCCTCGAAAAGCTCGACGATCCCGAGCATCCCCACGCCGAGGGCGGCTTCGCGGACGACCTCTACGTCGAGGACGAGCACGGCGAGGTCGGCGTCGGCGGCGGCGAGGAACCCGAGGACGTCGACGTGGGCAGCGCACCGGGCGTCCGCGACGAGGGCGACGCGTAG
- a CDS encoding antitoxin VapB family protein codes for MGAKNISIPESVYERLKDEKRDDESFGDAIDRLLNSRPLGEFWGAWSEETADRAREAIRGGRERSNEKIAERYR; via the coding sequence ATGGGAGCGAAGAACATCTCGATTCCGGAGTCGGTTTACGAGCGGCTGAAAGACGAGAAGCGCGACGACGAGAGCTTCGGCGACGCAATCGACCGGCTGCTGAATTCGCGCCCGCTCGGGGAGTTCTGGGGGGCGTGGAGCGAGGAAACCGCGGATCGAGCCAGAGAAGCGATCCGCGGGGGACGCGAGCGCTCGAACGAGAAGATCGCGGAACGATACCGCTGA
- a CDS encoding PIN domain-containing protein, with product MVCLDTSFLIDVLEANEDARELMGELDGEREHLSVTPVTASELWIGGHLGSRAEYEATRELLQSLTWLNFSRDCARRAGDLQADLIRKGGELGVADCMIAAISLEHDERLVTGDSDFERVPNLRVQTYK from the coding sequence ATGGTCTGTCTCGACACCTCGTTTCTGATCGACGTTCTCGAAGCGAACGAGGACGCACGGGAACTGATGGGCGAACTCGACGGAGAACGGGAACATCTCTCGGTGACGCCGGTGACTGCCTCGGAGCTATGGATCGGTGGACATCTCGGATCACGAGCGGAGTACGAAGCGACGCGCGAGTTGCTCCAGTCGCTGACGTGGCTCAATTTCTCGCGGGATTGTGCGCGTCGAGCGGGTGACTTACAAGCCGATCTTATCCGAAAGGGCGGAGAGCTCGGAGTTGCGGACTGCATGATTGCGGCAATCTCACTCGAACACGACGAACGTCTCGTAACGGGAGATTCGGATTTCGAACGGGTTCCGAATCTCCGCGTACAGACGTATAAATAA
- a CDS encoding NAD(P)/FAD-dependent oxidoreductase, giving the protein MTQSYVIIGDGISGSSAAETLREKDPDAEITVITDEGEPLYNRILIKEFAKGKLPEAPISIHDEGWYEDRDIALSLNTHVTHIDPEAHVVHTHEGDDLGYDKLLIATGGTPTQLPVENSDAEGIHHFWTFQDARKIEADASEAETGVAVGAGLLGIDLAAICGAQGVDGHYLMRGNRWWRYALSLDGAEIIHDGLREKGVTPVFDSGVDHFETDDSGRVTAAIDPNGDRFEADFVGIAIGLNFNTEYLRGSGIEQDEGVVVDEYMQTSVDDIYAAGDLTRFYDTILGEYAQNGSWGSAKEQGKVAGVNMAAGAESEAFRWVSSYSITHFDFPFLSFGHPTIGDEYVERKYSETEWRRIALKNGKVVGGVLIGDLSPQTRLKKLMREETVVEGQTDVLLEEQIDLDDLAVSQ; this is encoded by the coding sequence ATGACCCAGTCGTACGTGATCATCGGCGATGGGATCTCGGGGAGTTCCGCCGCCGAGACCCTCCGGGAGAAGGATCCCGACGCGGAGATCACGGTCATAACCGACGAGGGCGAACCACTCTACAACCGCATCCTCATCAAGGAGTTCGCGAAGGGAAAGCTGCCCGAAGCCCCCATCTCCATCCACGACGAGGGCTGGTACGAGGACCGCGACATCGCCCTCTCGCTCAACACCCACGTCACCCACATCGACCCCGAGGCCCACGTCGTTCACACCCACGAGGGCGACGACCTCGGGTACGACAAACTGCTGATCGCGACCGGCGGCACCCCGACCCAACTGCCCGTCGAGAACAGCGACGCGGAGGGGATCCACCACTTCTGGACGTTCCAAGACGCTCGAAAAATCGAGGCCGACGCCAGCGAGGCCGAGACCGGCGTCGCCGTCGGCGCGGGCCTGCTGGGCATCGACCTCGCGGCGATCTGTGGCGCACAGGGCGTCGACGGGCACTACCTCATGCGCGGCAACCGCTGGTGGCGCTACGCGCTCTCGCTGGACGGCGCGGAGATCATCCACGACGGCCTCAGGGAGAAGGGCGTCACCCCCGTCTTCGACAGCGGCGTCGATCACTTCGAAACCGACGACTCGGGGCGCGTCACCGCGGCGATCGATCCCAACGGCGACCGGTTCGAGGCCGACTTCGTCGGCATCGCCATCGGGCTGAACTTCAACACCGAGTACCTGCGGGGATCGGGCATCGAACAGGACGAGGGGGTCGTCGTCGACGAGTACATGCAGACCAGCGTCGACGACATCTACGCCGCGGGCGACCTCACCCGCTTTTACGACACGATCCTCGGCGAGTACGCCCAGAACGGCTCGTGGGGCTCCGCGAAGGAACAGGGCAAGGTCGCGGGCGTCAACATGGCCGCCGGCGCCGAAAGCGAGGCGTTTCGCTGGGTCTCCTCCTACTCGATCACCCACTTCGACTTCCCCTTCCTCTCCTTCGGCCACCCGACCATCGGCGACGAGTACGTCGAGCGCAAGTACTCCGAGACGGAGTGGCGCCGCATCGCGCTCAAGAACGGCAAGGTCGTCGGCGGCGTCCTGATCGGCGACCTCTCGCCACAGACCCGCCTGAAGAAGCTCATGCGCGAGGAGACGGTCGTCGAGGGCCAGACCGACGTGTTGCTCGAAGAACAGATCGACCTCGACGATCTGGCGGTCTCGCAGTAG
- a CDS encoding aldo/keto reductase, with amino-acid sequence MVENESDTFDIGGELTVHRLGFGAMRITGEDIIGPPEDEEEAKDVLERAREIGVDFVDTADSYGPAVSERLIGETFGPDYEDVVVATKGGLWRTLDGRWPPCGDPEYLQDALMGSLDRLGVDSIDLYQFHRPDPEVPFEDSIQQMAEFKDRGLIEHVGVSNVSVEQLETARDIVEVATVQNEFNVGDRSDEDVLEACEDAGIGFIPWSPIGSGDDDLGEKEETVSEIADAHDASESQIALAWLLQRSPVTLPIPGTSSVEHLEENVAASGIELSDDEMNGLE; translated from the coding sequence ATGGTAGAAAACGAGAGCGACACGTTCGACATCGGCGGCGAGTTGACCGTTCATCGACTCGGCTTCGGCGCGATGCGAATCACCGGCGAGGACATCATCGGCCCGCCCGAGGACGAGGAGGAAGCGAAGGATGTCCTCGAACGCGCCCGCGAGATCGGCGTCGATTTCGTGGACACCGCGGACTCCTACGGTCCCGCAGTCAGCGAGCGCCTGATCGGCGAGACCTTCGGCCCCGACTACGAGGACGTGGTCGTCGCGACTAAGGGCGGACTGTGGCGCACCCTGGATGGACGTTGGCCCCCGTGTGGCGACCCCGAGTACCTTCAGGACGCGCTGATGGGCAGTCTGGATCGCCTCGGCGTCGACTCGATCGACCTCTATCAGTTCCACCGCCCCGACCCCGAGGTGCCCTTCGAGGACTCGATCCAGCAGATGGCGGAGTTCAAGGATCGTGGACTGATCGAGCACGTCGGCGTGAGCAACGTCTCGGTCGAACAACTGGAAACCGCACGCGACATCGTTGAGGTCGCGACGGTCCAGAACGAGTTCAACGTCGGCGATCGCTCCGACGAGGACGTTCTGGAGGCCTGCGAGGACGCCGGGATCGGCTTCATCCCGTGGTCGCCGATCGGATCGGGCGACGACGACCTCGGGGAGAAGGAGGAGACCGTCTCGGAGATCGCCGATGCTCACGATGCGAGCGAGTCCCAGATCGCGCTGGCGTGGCTGCTCCAGCGCTCGCCGGTCACGCTGCCGATCCCGGGTACGTCGAGCGTCGAGCACTTAGAGGAGAACGTCGCCGCGAGCGGGATCGAACTCTCGGACGACGAGATGAACGGGCTAGAATAG
- a CDS encoding DUF5815 family protein yields the protein MATPRVPGDEAIELPCGESVSLAELDMGMREYACSCGERHAVVMDVHPPSRFVPEAIVDVLRETVETEDEFGEFGTPHVMGIVLEEFPEEVVAEDVSENGQVGYSMLWLTDFDSRRLHVIVVELLVELMDHAISHSENSEAADEFEEQMLEFDVEAFVDDYRKAREFESEFDRPA from the coding sequence ATGGCAACGCCCCGCGTTCCCGGCGACGAGGCGATCGAGCTTCCCTGTGGCGAGTCGGTCTCGCTCGCGGAACTCGACATGGGGATGCGCGAGTACGCCTGTTCCTGTGGGGAGCGCCACGCCGTCGTGATGGACGTCCACCCTCCCTCGCGGTTCGTCCCAGAGGCGATCGTCGACGTGTTGCGCGAGACCGTCGAGACCGAGGACGAGTTCGGGGAGTTCGGTACGCCCCACGTCATGGGGATCGTCCTCGAGGAGTTTCCCGAGGAGGTCGTCGCCGAGGACGTCTCCGAGAACGGTCAAGTCGGGTATTCGATGCTCTGGCTGACGGATTTCGACTCCCGGCGACTGCACGTCATCGTCGTCGAACTGCTGGTCGAACTCATGGACCACGCGATCAGTCACAGCGAGAACTCGGAGGCCGCCGACGAGTTCGAGGAGCAGATGCTCGAGTTCGACGTCGAGGCGTTCGTCGACGACTATCGAAAAGCTCGCGAGTTCGAAAGCGAGTTCGACCGGCCGGCCTGA